A stretch of Desulfarculaceae bacterium DNA encodes these proteins:
- a CDS encoding 2-hydroxyacyl-CoA dehydratase family protein, which yields MDASKEINRLLDGFAALPEQSLARLEEAKEAGVKVAGVYCIFAPLELIRAAGALPVGLCGKRQEPIAAAEAELPANLCPLVKSSYGYALTNTCPFFAASDVVLGETTCDGKKKMYEAMEKLRPVHLMHLPHTAGLPHALAYWRAEIDRLTDFLQELTGQEITPEALRAEIALQNRARRLLVELHRVNAASNRPAISGAAMLPILESKNFWPDLADYAARLEALIEAVEAYNTAGLGDGPRPPRVLLTGTPIGKGSDKVLKLIEESGGVVIAMENCTGLKSAWTQVDETAADPLEALARRYLTLPCSCMTPNQGRYALLEELVPLFGADGVVDLSWHACHTYIIESNPLGRHLEERLSLPVTRLTTDYGESDLETLRTRVEAFLEMLS from the coding sequence ATGGACGCATCCAAGGAGATAAATCGCCTGCTGGACGGTTTCGCCGCCCTGCCCGAGCAGAGCTTGGCCCGCCTGGAAGAAGCCAAGGAGGCGGGCGTCAAGGTGGCGGGGGTGTACTGCATCTTCGCCCCCTTGGAGCTGATCCGGGCGGCCGGGGCCCTGCCTGTGGGCCTGTGCGGCAAGCGCCAGGAGCCCATCGCCGCGGCCGAGGCCGAGCTGCCCGCCAACCTGTGCCCCTTGGTCAAATCCTCCTACGGCTACGCCCTTACCAATACTTGCCCCTTTTTCGCCGCCTCGGACGTGGTCTTGGGCGAGACCACCTGCGACGGCAAGAAGAAGATGTACGAGGCCATGGAAAAGCTCCGGCCGGTGCATCTGATGCACCTGCCCCACACCGCCGGGCTGCCTCACGCCCTGGCCTATTGGCGGGCGGAGATCGACCGGCTCACGGATTTTTTGCAGGAGCTGACCGGCCAGGAGATAACCCCCGAGGCCCTGCGCGCGGAGATAGCGCTACAAAACCGGGCGCGGCGGCTGTTGGTGGAGCTGCACCGGGTCAACGCCGCCTCGAACCGCCCGGCCATCAGCGGCGCGGCCATGCTGCCCATCCTGGAGAGCAAGAACTTCTGGCCCGACCTGGCCGACTACGCCGCGCGCCTGGAGGCGCTCATCGAAGCGGTGGAGGCCTACAACACCGCCGGCCTGGGCGACGGCCCCCGGCCGCCCCGGGTGCTCTTGACCGGCACGCCCATCGGCAAGGGCTCGGACAAGGTGCTCAAGCTCATCGAGGAGTCCGGCGGCGTGGTGATCGCCATGGAGAACTGCACCGGCCTCAAGAGCGCCTGGACCCAGGTGGACGAGACCGCCGCCGACCCCCTGGAGGCCTTGGCCCGGCGCTATTTGACCCTACCCTGCTCCTGCATGACCCCCAACCAGGGGCGCTACGCGCTCTTGGAGGAGTTGGTTCCCCTGTTCGGAGCGGACGGCGTGGTGGACCTGAGCTGGCACGCCTGCCACACCTACATCATCGAATCCAATCCCCTGGGCCGCCACCTGGAGGAGCGCCTCTCCCTGCCGGTGACCCGCCTGACCACCGATTACGGCGAAAGCGACCTGGAGACCCTGCGCACCCGCGTGGAGGCCTTCCTGGAAATGCTTTCCTAA
- a CDS encoding ABC transporter substrate-binding protein produces MKKITRRDFMKTTGAATLGAAAVGTGLMSPRKAFSAVPMVRMAYILSDHHAPLIVAASEGERFQQDYGLWLKPLNQGKLYELSDKGGRLARVQLIPTKKGPDVERLVAQGSVDIAISGTQAILMTVDRGVDSRIVSPLQTAGNVFVVDKKLEINDWASFVSYVKGQGRQFKIGFPGPQTVAAIIFRSALEYEGVSYTENAADRKADVLFVNMKGHGNLVAALSNNITQAIIGAQPFPAVTIDRGVGRMILDLQDVPPNQRWYGHACCSLEATGPFMKNQAQLAQKMLTLMALGSDLCQKHKEVTAKACSAWLGVPVSVETVAMETLTYTTDPTKHWQRSVDLYAQTMDSMKMFNGKLKGAQGDALANKAFDFTAMNQVRQELKAAGRIS; encoded by the coding sequence ATGAAGAAGATCACCCGCCGCGATTTCATGAAGACCACCGGCGCCGCCACCCTGGGCGCCGCCGCCGTGGGCACCGGCCTCATGAGCCCCCGCAAGGCCTTTTCCGCCGTGCCCATGGTGCGCATGGCCTATATCCTCTCGGACCACCACGCCCCCCTGATCGTGGCCGCCAGCGAGGGCGAGCGCTTCCAGCAGGACTACGGCCTGTGGCTAAAGCCCCTGAACCAGGGCAAGCTCTACGAACTCAGCGACAAGGGCGGCCGCCTGGCCCGGGTGCAGCTCATCCCCACCAAGAAGGGCCCGGACGTGGAGAGGCTGGTGGCCCAGGGTAGCGTGGACATCGCCATCAGCGGCACCCAGGCCATCCTGATGACCGTGGACCGCGGCGTGGACAGCCGCATCGTCTCGCCATTGCAGACCGCGGGCAACGTCTTCGTGGTGGACAAGAAGCTGGAAATCAACGACTGGGCCTCCTTCGTGAGCTACGTCAAGGGCCAGGGCCGCCAATTCAAGATCGGCTTCCCCGGCCCCCAAACCGTAGCCGCCATCATCTTCCGCTCCGCTTTGGAATATGAGGGCGTGAGCTACACCGAGAACGCCGCCGACCGGAAGGCCGACGTGCTGTTCGTCAACATGAAGGGCCACGGCAACCTGGTGGCCGCGCTGAGCAACAACATCACCCAGGCCATCATCGGGGCCCAGCCCTTCCCGGCGGTGACCATCGACCGGGGCGTGGGCCGCATGATCCTCGACCTGCAAGACGTGCCGCCCAACCAACGTTGGTATGGCCATGCCTGCTGCAGCCTGGAGGCCACCGGGCCCTTCATGAAGAACCAGGCCCAGCTGGCTCAGAAAATGCTCACCCTCATGGCCCTGGGCAGCGACCTGTGCCAGAAGCACAAGGAAGTCACCGCCAAGGCCTGCTCCGCCTGGCTGGGGGTGCCGGTGTCGGTGGAAACGGTGGCCATGGAGACCCTCACCTACACCACCGATCCCACCAAGCATTGGCAGCGCAGCGTGGACCTCTACGCCCAGACCATGGACAGCATGAAGATGTTCAACGGCAAGCTCAAAGGCGCCCAGGGCGATGCCCTGGCCAACAAGGCCTTTGACTTCACGGCCATGAACCAGGTTCGCCAGGAGCTCAAGGCGGCGGGTCGGATTTCCTAG
- a CDS encoding ABC transporter permease: MKKFLRRNAYRLLLPLLLAGGWQAMAMWLDKPTVLPRLDAVATVLFSPTVNILNTGSLLDNMAISLIRVVLGFLAAVVTAVPLGLAMGFFKPFNRFMDSTVEMLRPIPPLAWVPLVLAWLGIRGLSDWMPFLALSPIWSGIQFSTLVIIFIGAFFPILLNTIQGVRGIPTEYIESARTLGARGVPLLIKVIIPASLPLIVTGLRISLGIGWMCLVAAEMMPGSSSGLGYLIWYAYELMRADIIVAGMAAIGLIGFIMDRGFRKLESRLYWGALG, from the coding sequence ATGAAAAAATTCCTGCGCCGCAACGCCTATCGCCTGCTGCTGCCCCTGCTCCTGGCCGGGGGGTGGCAGGCGATGGCGATGTGGCTGGACAAGCCCACCGTGCTGCCCCGGCTCGACGCCGTGGCCACGGTGTTGTTCAGCCCCACGGTAAACATACTCAACACCGGCAGCCTGCTGGACAACATGGCCATCAGCCTGATCCGGGTGGTGCTGGGCTTTTTGGCCGCCGTGGTCACCGCCGTGCCCCTGGGCCTGGCCATGGGCTTTTTCAAGCCCTTCAACCGCTTCATGGACTCCACGGTGGAGATGCTCCGGCCCATCCCTCCCCTGGCCTGGGTGCCCTTGGTGCTGGCCTGGCTGGGCATCCGGGGCCTGTCGGACTGGATGCCCTTTCTGGCGCTAAGCCCTATCTGGTCGGGCATCCAGTTTTCCACCTTGGTGATCATCTTTATCGGAGCCTTTTTCCCCATCCTGCTCAACACCATCCAGGGAGTGCGCGGCATCCCCACCGAGTACATCGAGTCGGCCCGCACCCTGGGGGCGCGGGGAGTGCCCCTGTTGATCAAGGTGATCATTCCGGCCAGCCTGCCGCTGATCGTCACCGGCCTGCGCATCAGCCTGGGCATCGGCTGGATGTGCCTGGTGGCGGCGGAGATGATGCCCGGCTCCAGCTCGGGGCTGGGCTACCTCATCTGGTACGCCTACGAGCTGATGCGCGCGGACATCATCGTGGCAGGCATGGCCGCCATCGGCCTGATCGGATTCATCATGGACCGCGGCTTCCGCAAGCTGGAGTCCCGCCTCTACTGGGGAGCCTTGGGTTAG
- a CDS encoding ABC transporter ATP-binding protein, whose product MLKLENVSKRFHNANGEPIQAVQDVSLQIDEGEFVCLVGRSGCGKTTTLRLIAGLEKAGQGDIRLNGERVAGPAAERCVVFQRYTLFPWRTVLANVAFGLEIQGVPKARREQAALKYLALVGLADQAGAHPTELSGGMQQRVAVARALATEPKVLLMDEPFGALDAQTRGVLQQELVRIWKADRKTIVFVTHDIPEAVLLADRVVVMQGPPGHIKAELNCGLPRPRDKASPEFMALCERITTLLEGSD is encoded by the coding sequence ATGCTTAAGCTAGAAAACGTAAGCAAGCGCTTTCACAACGCCAACGGCGAGCCCATCCAGGCGGTGCAAGACGTATCACTGCAAATAGACGAAGGCGAGTTTGTCTGCCTGGTGGGCCGCTCCGGCTGCGGCAAGACCACCACCCTGCGCCTCATCGCGGGCCTGGAAAAGGCGGGGCAAGGCGACATTCGCCTGAACGGGGAGCGGGTGGCGGGACCGGCGGCCGAGCGCTGCGTGGTCTTCCAGCGCTACACCCTGTTCCCCTGGCGCACCGTTTTGGCCAACGTGGCCTTTGGCCTGGAGATACAAGGGGTGCCCAAGGCCCGGCGGGAGCAGGCGGCTCTCAAGTACCTGGCCTTGGTGGGCCTGGCCGACCAGGCGGGGGCCCACCCCACCGAGCTTTCCGGCGGGATGCAGCAGCGGGTGGCCGTGGCCCGGGCCCTGGCCACCGAGCCCAAGGTGCTGCTCATGGACGAGCCCTTCGGCGCCCTGGACGCCCAGACCCGGGGCGTGTTGCAGCAGGAGCTGGTGCGCATCTGGAAGGCGGACCGCAAGACCATCGTCTTCGTGACCCACGACATACCCGAGGCGGTGCTCTTGGCCGACCGGGTGGTGGTGATGCAGGGCCCGCCGGGGCACATCAAGGCCGAGCTCAACTGCGGCCTGCCCCGCCCCCGCGACAAGGCCTCGCCGGAGTTCATGGCTCTGTGCGAGCGCATCACCACCCTCTTGGAAGGAAGCGACTAG
- a CDS encoding Zn-ribbon domain-containing OB-fold protein, protein MAEMPFSEVSFQKYLDQGRLMGCRCKGCRTLSIPPRPMCPACRLSDMEWEPMSGKGRLQAFTAITVPPPSLKREGFGRGNPYAVGVVELEEGPRVVARLLGLDLEKPDLAALGRPMEVVFIEANPQGAGSTVLGFQALE, encoded by the coding sequence ATGGCCGAGATGCCTTTCAGCGAAGTCTCGTTTCAAAAATATCTCGACCAGGGCCGCTTGATGGGCTGCCGCTGCAAAGGCTGCCGTACGCTTAGCATCCCGCCCCGGCCCATGTGCCCGGCCTGCCGGCTGTCTGACATGGAGTGGGAGCCCATGTCCGGCAAGGGACGCTTGCAGGCCTTCACGGCCATCACCGTGCCGCCTCCCTCCCTGAAGCGGGAAGGCTTCGGGCGGGGCAACCCCTATGCGGTGGGCGTGGTGGAGCTGGAGGAGGGCCCCCGGGTGGTCGCCCGCTTGCTCGGGCTGGATCTTGAGAAACCCGATCTGGCGGCCCTGGGCCGGCCCATGGAGGTGGTTTTCATCGAGGCGAACCCGCAAGGCGCCGGGTCAACCGTGTTGGGCTTTCAGGCTTTGGAGTGA
- a CDS encoding propanoyl-CoA acyltransferase codes for MPKKPGLARQVAMVGAGMSRFGAFPEKDSKDLFVEAFGSMLASVDKPFDPDAIQALYLGNFSNDFFVHQAHWGPIIADAVGLVPKPATRTEGACASSALAFREGVLAIAAGLYDLVLVGGVEVMSRRSTEEVAEGLALATMPCEGQVGFTFPGVFGVTASAYFHKFGATRSHLMDVTIKSHKNGKLNPKAQYRDTIADIMGKKREKAQATGVPQPEWADEKAFLGDPRANPMVAWPLHLFDCCPISDGASCVLLASADMAKKFSDHPLLVAGLGQGSGHGLNAKKDLASFEATRAAAAEAYAMSRLEPKDIQLCEVHDCFSIAELIHLEDLGFFPPGHGCRATAEGRTSLRGDMPINTSGGLKCKGHPVGATGVSQMVEIWQQLRGEAGPRQVPIPDLRVGATHNLGGTGGTCTFTIFERM; via the coding sequence ATGCCCAAAAAACCTGGATTGGCGCGGCAGGTGGCCATGGTGGGGGCCGGCATGTCCCGCTTCGGGGCGTTTCCCGAAAAGGACAGCAAGGATCTGTTCGTGGAGGCATTCGGGTCCATGCTGGCCTCGGTGGACAAGCCTTTCGACCCCGACGCCATCCAGGCCCTCTACCTGGGCAACTTCAGCAACGACTTCTTTGTGCACCAGGCTCATTGGGGGCCCATAATTGCGGACGCGGTGGGGCTGGTCCCCAAGCCGGCCACCCGCACCGAGGGGGCCTGCGCCAGCAGCGCCCTGGCCTTCCGCGAAGGCGTTCTGGCCATAGCCGCCGGGCTCTATGATTTGGTGCTGGTGGGGGGGGTGGAGGTCATGTCTCGGCGGAGCACCGAAGAGGTGGCCGAAGGGCTGGCCTTGGCCACCATGCCCTGCGAGGGGCAGGTCGGCTTCACCTTCCCCGGCGTGTTCGGGGTCACCGCCTCGGCCTATTTTCATAAATTCGGAGCCACGCGCTCCCACTTGATGGATGTGACCATCAAGAGCCATAAAAACGGCAAGCTCAATCCCAAGGCCCAGTACCGCGACACCATCGCCGACATCATGGGGAAAAAGCGCGAAAAGGCCCAGGCCACCGGCGTGCCGCAGCCGGAATGGGCCGATGAAAAGGCCTTTCTGGGCGATCCCCGCGCCAACCCCATGGTGGCTTGGCCTCTGCACCTTTTTGATTGCTGCCCGATCAGCGATGGAGCCTCCTGCGTGCTCTTGGCCTCGGCCGACATGGCCAAAAAGTTCTCCGACCACCCCTTGCTGGTGGCGGGCTTGGGCCAGGGAAGCGGGCACGGCCTGAACGCCAAAAAGGACCTGGCCTCTTTCGAGGCCACCCGGGCCGCGGCGGCGGAGGCCTATGCCATGTCCCGCCTGGAGCCCAAGGATATCCAGCTATGCGAGGTCCACGACTGCTTTTCCATCGCGGAGCTCATCCATCTGGAGGACCTGGGGTTTTTCCCGCCGGGACACGGCTGCCGAGCCACGGCCGAGGGCCGGACCAGCCTACGGGGAGACATGCCCATCAACACCTCCGGCGGACTCAAGTGCAAGGGGCACCCGGTGGGAGCCACCGGCGTTTCCCAGATGGTGGAGATTTGGCAGCAGCTGCGCGGCGAGGCGGGCCCCCGCCAAGTGCCCATCCCGGATCTGAGGGTGGGGGCGACGCACAACCTGGGGGGCACCGGCGGCACCTGCACCTTCACCATTTTTGAGAGGATGTAG
- a CDS encoding long-chain fatty acid--CoA ligase: protein MNIGSLLSKAARTFPRRTALVHGGKKATFAQFNQRANRLANALLGLGVRPGDNVALLQYNYPQTLEAMFACFKAGCGAVPINFRLHPKECAFIIDHSQARAVLLSPEFNQPIMDVRREVPDVEHFITLEGGAGELRDYEELLAAASPEREDALVDPDQLAWLFYTSGTTGQPKGAALTHRNLLAMIMNFYADMSPLGPEDAVLHAAPLSHGSGMYALPNIAKGAANVILESKTFNPELVFRTIERERITNMFAAPTMVKRMVESPAAAKCDHSSMTCLNYGGAPMYVADLQKAIEVMGPCLVQLYGQGEAPMTITYLPKRDHCAQGSEEQLRRLASAGIARTNVEVAVVDQNDRPLPPGEPGEIVTRSDLVMKGYWRNPRATAETLRNGWLHTGDVGSLDENGYLFILDRSKDMIISGGENIYPREVEEVLLRHPCVREAAVIGVPDPQWGEAMKAVVALFPGRQASQEELIAFCKDNIASYKKPKSVDFVDDIPKNNYGKILKRELRAKYWDGRGRHV from the coding sequence ATGAATATCGGGTCCCTGTTAAGCAAGGCCGCCCGCACCTTCCCACGCCGGACGGCGCTGGTGCACGGCGGCAAAAAGGCAACCTTTGCCCAGTTCAACCAAAGGGCCAACCGCCTGGCCAATGCGCTTTTGGGCCTGGGGGTGCGCCCCGGCGACAACGTGGCCTTGCTGCAATACAACTACCCCCAAACCCTCGAGGCCATGTTCGCCTGTTTCAAGGCCGGCTGCGGCGCGGTGCCCATTAACTTCCGCCTGCATCCCAAGGAGTGCGCCTTCATCATCGACCACTCCCAGGCTCGCGCCGTGCTGCTTTCGCCGGAATTCAACCAGCCGATAATGGACGTGCGCCGGGAAGTCCCTGACGTGGAGCATTTCATCACCCTGGAGGGGGGCGCGGGTGAGCTGAGAGATTACGAAGAGCTTCTGGCCGCCGCTTCGCCGGAACGCGAAGACGCCCTGGTGGACCCTGATCAGTTGGCCTGGCTCTTCTACACCTCGGGCACCACGGGCCAGCCCAAGGGAGCCGCCCTGACCCACCGCAACCTGCTGGCCATGATCATGAACTTCTACGCGGACATGTCGCCCCTGGGGCCGGAGGACGCGGTGCTGCACGCCGCGCCCTTGTCGCACGGCAGCGGCATGTACGCGCTGCCCAATATCGCCAAGGGAGCGGCCAACGTCATTTTGGAGAGCAAGACCTTCAACCCGGAGCTGGTCTTCCGCACCATCGAACGGGAACGCATCACCAACATGTTCGCGGCGCCCACCATGGTCAAGCGCATGGTGGAGAGCCCCGCCGCCGCCAAATGCGATCACAGCTCCATGACCTGCCTCAACTACGGCGGCGCGCCCATGTACGTGGCGGACCTGCAAAAGGCCATCGAGGTCATGGGCCCCTGTTTGGTGCAGCTCTACGGCCAGGGCGAAGCGCCCATGACCATCACCTACCTGCCCAAGCGGGACCACTGCGCTCAGGGAAGCGAGGAGCAACTGCGCCGCCTGGCCTCGGCGGGCATCGCCCGCACCAACGTGGAGGTGGCCGTGGTGGACCAGAACGACCGGCCCCTGCCCCCGGGAGAGCCCGGGGAGATCGTCACCCGATCGGATCTGGTCATGAAGGGCTATTGGCGCAACCCCAGGGCCACGGCCGAGACCCTGCGCAACGGCTGGCTGCATACCGGGGACGTGGGCTCCCTGGACGAAAACGGCTACCTGTTCATACTGGACCGCTCCAAGGACATGATCATCAGCGGGGGCGAGAACATCTATCCCCGCGAGGTGGAAGAGGTGCTGCTGCGCCACCCTTGCGTGCGGGAGGCGGCGGTCATCGGAGTGCCCGATCCCCAGTGGGGCGAGGCCATGAAGGCAGTCGTGGCCTTGTTCCCCGGCCGGCAGGCCAGCCAAGAGGAGCTGATCGCCTTTTGCAAGGACAACATTGCCTCCTACAAGAAGCCCAAGTCCGTGGACTTCGTGGATGACATTCCTAAAAACAACTACGGCAAGATCCTCAAGCGGGAGCTGCGCGCCAAGTACTGGGACGGGCGCGGCCGCCATGTCTGA
- a CDS encoding alpha/beta hydrolase codes for MEEHTITGGGGTKLHVRETGNKQGRPLLFIHGLSQCGLCWKKQMESDLADDFRLVAIDARGHGLSEKPQDAYGDTQLWADDVNGVITQLGLDQPVLIGWSYAGLIISDYLRHYGDKDIAGINFIGAISKIGDSIYPFLSPEFIAMAGGLFSDVAAESTDALGQLIRLWFYRELPLEEFYFFLGYNSVVPPYVRGGAFGRSQDNDDVLAKLSKPALISQGEADALVLMSMAEHHDKVIEKARLAAVPEAGHAPFWETPERYNADLRSFVGSI; via the coding sequence ATGGAGGAGCACACTATTACGGGTGGTGGGGGCACCAAGCTCCATGTCAGGGAAACCGGCAACAAGCAGGGACGGCCCCTTCTGTTTATTCATGGGCTTTCCCAGTGCGGCCTTTGCTGGAAGAAGCAAATGGAGTCCGACCTGGCGGACGATTTCCGCCTGGTCGCCATTGACGCCCGAGGCCACGGCCTGTCCGAAAAGCCCCAGGACGCCTACGGCGACACCCAGCTCTGGGCGGATGACGTCAACGGCGTCATCACCCAGCTGGGGCTCGACCAGCCGGTGTTGATCGGCTGGTCCTACGCCGGCTTGATAATCAGCGATTATCTTCGCCACTACGGCGACAAGGACATCGCCGGGATCAACTTCATCGGAGCCATCTCCAAGATAGGCGATTCGATCTATCCCTTCCTCTCGCCGGAGTTCATCGCCATGGCGGGAGGTCTCTTTTCCGACGTCGCGGCGGAAAGCACCGACGCGCTGGGCCAGCTCATACGGTTGTGGTTCTATCGGGAGCTCCCCCTGGAAGAGTTCTACTTCTTCCTGGGATACAACAGCGTGGTCCCTCCCTACGTGCGGGGCGGGGCCTTTGGCCGCAGCCAGGACAACGACGACGTGCTGGCCAAGCTCTCCAAGCCGGCTTTGATCAGCCAAGGGGAGGCCGACGCGCTGGTCTTGATGTCCATGGCCGAGCATCACGACAAGGTGATCGAAAAGGCGCGGCTCGCGGCCGTGCCCGAGGCCGGCCACGCTCCATTCTGGGAGACCCCGGAGCGCTACAACGCCGACCTGCGCTCCTTTGTCGGCTCCATCTAG
- a CDS encoding sensor histidine kinase — protein sequence MPHTKYDPREISHRTLVDVPVAREQLVLSTLLSGNREKLLQELRRRLEKFLPSDYYSMILFDPKGRERTERYVDAFLMALSGDLEYFIKDQQMIGYKRAIEGYPLEAVLSFAITFKNVVQDFISQHNARAGEDDRRISMDEVFYLHSILDHSYYLLSRSYLITRDEIIDERRRQLHDLQAFAGDVVPVLEDEMLWNPLLDGVENIFHLKARLIREPGGSELFTGPRVSKALGSLSEKHPAREILELARKSNEPMAQTPEGEIQPFGDQPDQKDFLYICLPLASRPRQGKVFLLLHDQGRLFPFERFDKNLLSQLVYFAGSVLVNCGMVSELAEKREYLSNLTGILFDIQEKERKRIAADIHDVITQALSGIGFKLILCQELLEKQPRRLEEELNRLVDNVNEALHHSRHIVSDLRPTILDNLGLVAALKKIANAFEENSGVEIEFISPPHLELAPGASIAIFRILQESLHNIRKHAAASHVWAKLELPPDGRLEMTIEDDGKGFEPRQRTQGLGLMLIRERAENLGGQLLLRSSPGDGTTVKVMLPLAGEKRNGPN from the coding sequence TTGCCACACACCAAATACGACCCCCGGGAGATTTCCCATCGCACTCTGGTCGACGTACCGGTGGCCAGAGAGCAGCTCGTTCTGAGCACCCTTCTGAGCGGGAATAGAGAAAAGCTTTTACAAGAGCTGCGGCGGCGGCTGGAAAAGTTTCTGCCTTCGGATTACTACTCCATGATTTTGTTCGACCCCAAGGGCCGCGAACGCACGGAGCGGTACGTTGACGCCTTTTTGATGGCCTTGAGTGGAGACCTGGAATACTTCATCAAGGACCAGCAAATGATCGGCTACAAAAGGGCCATTGAAGGCTACCCCTTGGAGGCCGTCCTCAGCTTCGCCATTACCTTTAAAAACGTTGTCCAGGATTTCATAAGCCAGCACAATGCGCGGGCCGGGGAGGATGACCGGCGCATTTCAATGGACGAGGTGTTTTACCTGCACAGCATTCTAGACCATTCATATTATCTGCTGAGCCGCTCCTACCTAATCACCCGCGACGAAATCATAGATGAACGGCGCAGGCAATTGCATGACCTGCAAGCCTTTGCCGGCGACGTGGTCCCCGTCCTGGAAGACGAGATGCTCTGGAATCCGCTGTTAGACGGGGTGGAGAACATCTTCCATCTCAAGGCCCGGCTGATCAGGGAGCCGGGGGGCTCCGAATTATTTACGGGTCCCCGGGTTTCCAAAGCTCTCGGCTCGCTATCCGAGAAGCATCCCGCCCGGGAGATACTGGAGCTGGCCCGCAAGAGCAACGAGCCCATGGCCCAGACTCCGGAGGGGGAGATTCAGCCTTTCGGTGACCAGCCGGACCAGAAAGATTTTTTGTACATATGCCTTCCCTTGGCCAGCCGCCCCAGGCAGGGAAAGGTCTTTCTGTTGCTCCACGATCAAGGGAGGCTCTTCCCCTTTGAACGCTTCGACAAGAATCTGTTGTCCCAACTGGTCTACTTCGCCGGTTCGGTGCTGGTCAACTGCGGCATGGTTTCGGAGCTGGCGGAAAAGCGGGAATACCTGTCCAACTTGACCGGCATCCTGTTTGACATTCAGGAGAAGGAACGCAAGCGCATCGCGGCGGACATTCACGATGTAATCACCCAGGCCCTCAGCGGCATCGGGTTCAAGCTGATCCTGTGCCAGGAGTTGCTGGAGAAGCAGCCGCGGCGCCTGGAAGAGGAACTGAACCGCCTGGTCGACAACGTGAACGAGGCGCTGCACCATTCCCGCCATATCGTCAGCGATCTGCGCCCCACCATCCTGGACAACCTCGGCCTGGTGGCCGCGCTGAAAAAAATAGCCAATGCCTTTGAAGAGAACAGCGGGGTGGAGATAGAGTTCATTTCGCCGCCGCACCTCGAGCTGGCTCCCGGCGCGAGCATCGCCATCTTCCGCATACTGCAAGAGTCGTTGCACAACATAAGAAAGCACGCCGCGGCCAGTCACGTTTGGGCCAAGCTGGAGTTGCCGCCGGATGGCAGGCTGGAGATGACCATCGAGGACGACGGCAAAGGGTTCGAGCCCCGCCAGCGCACCCAAGGCTTGGGGTTGATGCTCATCCGGGAAAGAGCCGAGAATCTGGGCGGGCAGCTGCTCCTTAGATCATCCCCCGGAGACGGAACCACGGTGAAGGTCATGCTGCCTTTGGCTGGAGAAAAGCGCAATGGGCCCAATTAG
- a CDS encoding response regulator transcription factor, with the protein MGPIRVLVVDDHGIVREGLKALLELEPEICVVEESNSALDALAQVERCAPDLVLMDLKMPGLSGLEGCRLIKQSHPKVKVVLLTNYEDEEFVHEAVNVKADGYVLKNVKKGDLARIIKTVMEGGAYLDPMVTRKALGHFTAQADGETAPSRHPRLTPRELQILLEVFAGASNKEIANNSNLSLDTVKTHLKNIYAKLGVRSRAQAMKAAIEQKLVTLPI; encoded by the coding sequence ATGGGCCCAATTAGAGTTCTGGTAGTCGACGACCACGGCATCGTACGCGAGGGACTGAAAGCGCTCCTGGAGCTGGAGCCGGAGATTTGCGTGGTGGAGGAATCCAACAGCGCCCTGGACGCGCTTGCGCAAGTCGAGCGCTGCGCCCCGGATCTGGTGCTGATGGACCTGAAGATGCCGGGGCTATCGGGCCTGGAGGGCTGCCGCCTTATCAAGCAAAGCCATCCCAAGGTCAAAGTGGTGCTGCTGACCAATTATGAGGATGAGGAGTTCGTCCACGAGGCGGTCAACGTCAAGGCCGATGGCTACGTTCTCAAGAACGTAAAAAAGGGAGACCTGGCCCGCATCATCAAAACCGTCATGGAGGGGGGAGCCTATCTGGACCCCATGGTGACCCGCAAGGCCTTGGGCCATTTCACAGCCCAGGCGGACGGCGAAACGGCCCCCTCCAGGCATCCCCGCTTGACTCCACGGGAGCTGCAGATACTGCTGGAGGTGTTCGCCGGGGCAAGCAACAAGGAAATCGCCAACAACAGCAACCTTTCCTTGGACACCGTCAAAACCCACCTGAAGAACATATACGCCAAGCTGGGGGTGCGCAGCCGCGCCCAGGCCATGAAAGCGGCCATTGAGCAGAAGCTGGTGACCTTGCCGATTTAG